One Campylobacter sputorum subsp. sputorum DNA segment encodes these proteins:
- the lepA gene encoding translation elongation factor 4 — MKNIRNFSIIAHIDHGKSTLADRIISECGAVSDRQMSAQLMDTMDIEKERGITIKAQSVRLTYKFNNEEYILNLIDTPGHVDFSYEVSRSLASCEGALLIVDASQGVQAQTIANVYIALENNLEIIPVLNKIDLPAADPQRVKNEIEHVIGLDCSSAIEVSAKTGIGIKELIETIIQKIPAPNTNDEAPLKALIYDSWFDSYLGALALVRIYDGVIKKGDIVYVMGTGKKHEVLDLMFPHPLSPIKTKEITSGEVGIVILGLKNVSDVSVGDTITLATNKAAKPISGFQKAKPFVFAGIYPIDTDKFEDLRDALDKLKLNDSSISYEPETSIALGFGFRVGFLGLLHMEVIKERLEREFKLDLIATAPTVTYEIYKTDGSLVKMENPSDMPPVNEIETIKEPYVKSTIITPSEFLGNLITLLNTRRGIQTKMDYITPSRVLLEYEIPTNEIIMDFYDKLKSCTKGYASFDYEPIDYRAGNLVKLDIKVAGETVDALSIIVPNEKALSKGRDLVKAMKEIVPRQLFEVAIQASIGNKIIARETVKSMGKNVTAKCYGGDITRKRKLLEKQKEGKKRMKAIGKVALPQEAFLSVLKID; from the coding sequence ATGAAAAATATAAGAAATTTTAGCATTATAGCACATATTGACCATGGTAAAAGCACACTCGCAGATAGAATTATAAGCGAGTGTGGAGCTGTTAGCGATAGACAGATGAGTGCTCAACTTATGGATACAATGGATATCGAAAAAGAGCGCGGAATAACCATAAAAGCACAATCAGTTCGCCTTACATATAAATTTAACAATGAAGAATATATTTTAAATTTAATAGACACCCCAGGGCATGTTGATTTTAGCTACGAAGTTTCAAGATCTCTAGCAAGTTGTGAAGGTGCTTTGCTTATAGTTGATGCAAGTCAAGGTGTGCAAGCCCAAACCATAGCAAATGTCTATATAGCACTTGAAAACAACCTTGAAATCATACCAGTTTTAAACAAAATCGATCTTCCAGCAGCAGACCCACAAAGAGTAAAAAATGAAATAGAACATGTCATAGGTCTTGATTGCTCAAGTGCGATAGAAGTCAGTGCAAAAACAGGCATTGGTATAAAAGAACTTATAGAGACCATAATACAAAAAATTCCAGCCCCAAATACAAATGATGAAGCACCACTAAAAGCATTAATCTATGATAGTTGGTTTGATAGCTATTTAGGGGCTTTAGCGTTAGTTAGAATTTATGATGGTGTTATTAAAAAAGGTGATATAGTTTATGTTATGGGAACTGGTAAAAAACATGAAGTTTTAGACCTTATGTTTCCTCATCCGCTCTCTCCTATAAAAACAAAAGAAATTACAAGCGGGGAAGTTGGTATAGTGATTTTAGGACTGAAAAATGTAAGCGATGTAAGTGTTGGCGATACGATAACTTTAGCTACAAACAAAGCTGCCAAACCAATAAGTGGTTTTCAAAAAGCAAAACCTTTTGTTTTTGCGGGTATTTATCCGATAGATACGGACAAATTTGAAGATCTTCGCGATGCATTAGACAAACTAAAACTAAATGATAGCTCCATTAGCTACGAACCTGAAACATCAATAGCACTTGGTTTTGGCTTTCGTGTAGGATTTTTAGGGCTTCTTCATATGGAAGTTATAAAAGAAAGGTTAGAAAGAGAATTTAAACTAGATCTCATTGCAACTGCACCAACTGTTACTTATGAAATTTATAAAACAGATGGAAGCCTTGTAAAGATGGAAAATCCAAGCGATATGCCGCCAGTTAATGAGATAGAAACCATAAAAGAACCATATGTAAAATCTACCATCATAACTCCAAGTGAGTTTTTAGGAAATCTTATCACGCTTTTAAATACACGCCGTGGAATACAAACTAAAATGGACTATATCACACCGAGTCGCGTTTTGCTTGAGTATGAAATACCAACAAATGAAATTATAATGGATTTTTATGATAAATTAAAATCTTGCACTAAAGGTTATGCTAGTTTTGATTATGAACCTATTGATTATAGAGCTGGAAATTTGGTAAAACTTGATATAAAAGTTGCAGGAGAAACGGTGGATGCACTTTCCATAATAGTTCCAAACGAAAAAGCTTTAAGCAAGGGAAGAGACCTTGTAAAAGCTATGAAAGAGATAGTTCCAAGACAACTTTTTGAAGTAGCAATTCAAGCAAGTATCGGAAATAAAATCATAGCAAGAGAAACGGTTAAATCAATGGGTAAAAATGTAACTGCAAAATGTTATGGTGGCGATATTACGCGCAAAAGAAAACTGCTTGAAAAACAAAAAGAAGGTAAAAAAAGAATGAAAGCTATAGGAAAAGTTGCACTTCCTCAAGAAGCATTTTTGAGTGTGCTTAAGATTGATTAA
- a CDS encoding biotin synthase, with protein sequence MKDIFLCSISNVSSGNCSEDCGYCMQSAHNDLDIKTYKFKDKDEVLKEAKFLRNHGALGFCLVTSGRGLDSNKCEYIASLASMISKEVPSLHIIACCGRADRQSLSYLKENGVASYNHNLETAKSHFPKICTTHTWEERYETNENVASVGLGICSGGIFGLGESKEQRHEFLKQVASIKPHTVPINFFINAKGLKINQPTMSREEALECVKLAKQYLPNVRLMIAGGREAVFGENQKELFECGINAVVLGDYLIAKGNTPATEVERIRSYGYDIAKTCH encoded by the coding sequence ATGAAAGATATATTTTTATGCTCAATTTCTAATGTAAGTAGTGGAAATTGTAGCGAGGATTGTGGATATTGTATGCAAAGTGCGCACAATGATTTGGATATAAAAACATATAAATTTAAAGATAAAGATGAGGTTTTAAAAGAAGCAAAATTTCTTAGAAATCATGGTGCTCTTGGGTTTTGCTTGGTTACTTCAGGAAGAGGGCTTGATAGCAATAAATGCGAGTATATAGCCTCTCTTGCTAGCATGATAAGTAAAGAAGTGCCATCTTTACATATAATAGCTTGTTGCGGAAGAGCTGATAGACAATCTCTTTCTTATCTTAAAGAAAATGGTGTAGCAAGTTATAATCATAATCTTGAAACAGCTAAAAGCCACTTTCCTAAAATTTGCACCACTCACACATGGGAAGAGAGATATGAGACAAATGAAAATGTTGCAAGTGTTGGGTTAGGAATTTGTAGTGGCGGCATTTTTGGTCTAGGTGAGAGTAAAGAGCAAAGACATGAGTTTTTAAAACAAGTCGCAAGTATCAAGCCTCACACTGTGCCCATAAATTTTTTTATAAATGCAAAAGGTCTTAAGATTAATCAGCCAACAATGAGTAGAGAAGAGGCTTTGGAGTGTGTAAAGCTTGCTAAACAATATCTTCCAAATGTCCGTCTTATGATAGCAGGAGGCAGAGAGGCTGTGTTTGGTGAAAATCAAAAAGAACTTTTTGAGTGTGGTATAAATGCGGTTGTATTGGGAGATTATCTCATAGCAAAAGGAAACACACCTGCAACTGAGGTTGAAAGAATTAGAAGTTATGGATATGATATAGCAAAAACATGTCATTAA
- a CDS encoding 2-hydroxymuconate tautomerase family protein: MPYINIKVTKENGEPTKDQKELLIKGVTNLVSEILGRNKASTVVIIDEIDTDNYGLGGKSISEIRKV; encoded by the coding sequence ATGCCATACATAAATATAAAAGTCACTAAAGAAAACGGGGAGCCAACAAAAGATCAAAAAGAGCTTTTGATAAAAGGTGTTACAAATTTAGTAAGTGAAATTTTAGGTAGAAACAAAGCTTCAACAGTAGTTATAATAGATGAGATAGATACTGATAATTACGGACTTGGTGGCAAAAGTATAAGCGAGATTAGAAAAGTTTAA
- a CDS encoding BCCT family transporter, whose product MTFKRKYNPPVFYTSVIIIALIIAITMIFPEFTLEKLKFTQNYLTVNFGWFYVLSMTIIFFVVVFLGISRFGKIKLGPDHSKPDYANGSWFAMLFAAGMGIGLMFFGVGEPLMHYLAPPSGDPRTIEAAKKAMNITFFHWGLNAWAVYGIVAIILAFFAYRHNLPLTLRSAFYPIIGNKIYGKFGDAIDVFAVIATLFGVTTSLGYGVLQVNSGFNYLFGMPISNVSQVLLIFAITIGVTLSATSGVDKGIKLLSNTNMILAVLFVIFILILGETSTLLKSLIENTGTYISSFIGDTFNLYAYEKQNDSWIGGWTILYWTWWISWSPFVGLFIARISRGRTIREFVIGVLFVPAGFTLIWMTVFGNSAINLVNGGFEQLAIMVNKDISLALFIFLEQFPLTLILAFIAVFMIILFFITSADSASMVIDMLCSKGEDKTPKWQKVFWCALTGILAAALLYTGGLDALQTMTIVSALPLTLAMLGSIYGLLKALRIDSEKKYTQSVANLPTTIGSTKSWQERLQAIIDTPDKNEAKDFLIDIIQPAFSEISEIFNKNSLNPKIHKDVNKSKIALEIDLGDEQNFIYGVKLIETNSPDYAMSDSYYRAEVFLKEGGQDYDIIGWSKTSVINDIIEQYRRHMHFLHKTR is encoded by the coding sequence ATGACTTTTAAAAGAAAATACAATCCACCCGTTTTTTATACATCTGTTATAATAATAGCTTTGATTATAGCAATAACGATGATTTTTCCAGAATTTACACTTGAAAAGTTAAAATTTACACAAAACTATTTAACTGTAAATTTTGGCTGGTTTTATGTTTTAAGCATGACTATTATATTTTTTGTTGTTGTATTTTTAGGAATTTCAAGATTTGGTAAAATAAAATTAGGACCTGATCATTCAAAGCCAGATTATGCAAACGGTTCATGGTTTGCAATGCTTTTTGCCGCAGGAATGGGTATAGGTTTAATGTTTTTTGGCGTAGGAGAACCTTTAATGCACTATCTTGCACCGCCAAGTGGAGATCCAAGAACTATTGAAGCAGCAAAAAAAGCGATGAATATAACATTTTTTCACTGGGGATTAAATGCTTGGGCGGTATATGGTATAGTTGCAATTATACTTGCATTTTTTGCATATAGACACAATCTTCCTTTAACTCTTAGATCGGCTTTTTATCCAATAATTGGCAATAAAATATATGGAAAATTTGGAGATGCTATAGATGTATTTGCAGTTATTGCAACACTTTTTGGTGTTACAACATCTCTTGGATATGGCGTTTTACAAGTAAATTCAGGATTTAACTATCTTTTTGGTATGCCAATAAGTAATGTTTCTCAAGTCTTGTTAATCTTTGCAATAACTATAGGAGTTACACTTTCAGCAACAAGCGGTGTAGATAAAGGCATAAAATTACTTAGCAATACAAATATGATTTTGGCTGTTTTATTTGTGATTTTTATATTAATCTTAGGCGAAACTAGCACGCTTTTAAAATCTCTAATAGAAAATACTGGCACATATATCTCATCTTTTATAGGAGATACATTTAATCTTTATGCATATGAAAAACAAAACGATAGCTGGATTGGTGGATGGACTATACTTTACTGGACTTGGTGGATTTCTTGGTCGCCATTTGTTGGACTTTTTATAGCAAGAATTTCAAGAGGTAGAACAATAAGAGAATTTGTTATTGGGGTTTTATTTGTTCCTGCTGGCTTTACGCTTATTTGGATGACTGTTTTTGGAAATAGTGCTATAAATTTGGTAAATGGTGGTTTTGAACAACTTGCCATTATGGTAAATAAAGATATATCACTAGCATTATTTATATTCTTAGAACAATTTCCGCTAACTTTAATTTTGGCATTTATTGCAGTTTTTATGATAATTCTATTTTTCATTACTTCTGCAGATTCTGCTTCCATGGTTATAGATATGCTATGTTCAAAAGGTGAAGATAAAACCCCAAAATGGCAAAAAGTATTTTGGTGTGCATTAACCGGAATTCTAGCTGCTGCTTTACTTTATACAGGCGGGCTTGATGCTCTTCAAACAATGACTATTGTTTCAGCACTTCCACTAACTTTAGCTATGCTTGGGTCTATTTATGGACTTTTAAAAGCTTTAAGAATAGATTCTGAGAAAAAATATACTCAAAGCGTTGCAAATTTGCCAACAACCATAGGAAGCACAAAAAGTTGGCAAGAAAGACTTCAAGCTATCATTGATACCCCTGATAAAAATGAAGCAAAAGATTTTTTAATAGACATAATACAGCCAGCTTTTAGTGAAATTTCTGAAATTTTTAATAAAAACTCGCTTAATCCAAAAATACATAAAGATGTTAATAAATCAAAAATAGCTTTAGAAATAGATTTAGGCGATGAACAAAATTTTATTTATGGCGTAAAGCTTATAGAAACAAATTCACCTGATTATGCTATGAGTGATAGTTATTATAGAGCTGAAGTATTTTTAAAAGAAGGCGGGCAAGATTATGATATCATCGGATGGAGCAAAACATCAGTGATAAATGATATAATAGAACAATACAGACGACATATGCATTTTTTACATAAAACTAGATAA
- a CDS encoding SIMPL domain-containing protein produces MKLKIIAFIIVASQIFAFANNYINQKNIVVYGQGELKVEPDIAIIDFIISSKGDTPQEAKTQNNKLSDKVKKIIDKNNIQKQNIKIKNNIVMPQNIYDDNGKIEKTFYMASQNVEITLTNISKESEFLDTLTNIGIEDITTKYQKSNIQQQVDLAMKEAINYAISKAKNMTSSANVTLGDILEIEEIQASPVYASYRMSTVAQSQQNLNGNDGVIEINAKVRIKFAIK; encoded by the coding sequence ATGAAACTAAAAATTATAGCTTTTATTATCGTGGCTTCGCAAATTTTTGCTTTTGCAAATAATTACATAAATCAAAAAAATATCGTTGTTTATGGGCAAGGAGAGTTAAAAGTAGAGCCAGATATTGCTATTATTGATTTTATAATCTCTTCAAAAGGCGATACGCCCCAAGAAGCAAAAACACAAAATAACAAGCTTTCAGATAAAGTAAAAAAAATAATCGATAAAAACAATATCCAAAAACAAAATATAAAAATAAAAAACAACATAGTTATGCCACAAAATATATATGATGATAACGGAAAAATAGAAAAAACATTTTATATGGCGTCTCAAAATGTTGAAATTACACTTACGAACATATCCAAAGAAAGCGAATTTTTAGATACATTGACAAATATAGGCATAGAAGATATTACTACAAAATATCAAAAATCAAACATTCAACAACAAGTTGATTTAGCTATGAAAGAGGCGATAAACTATGCTATATCAAAAGCTAAAAATATGACTAGTAGTGCTAATGTTACGCTTGGAGATATACTAGAAATCGAAGAAATTCAAGCAAGTCCAGTTTATGCGTCTTATAGAATGTCAACCGTTGCACAATCACAGCAAAATTTAAATGGCAATGATGGAGTTATAGAGATAAATGCAAAAGTTAGAATTAAATTTGCCATAAAGTAG
- a CDS encoding zeta toxin family protein, with protein sequence MSDDFSTKYKFSDEEFNDKFEEIWKEATRQINISKNKSAYVLGGQPGAGKSSLINSILKDKFNDNAIVISGDDFRRYHPRYDEIQKNEGKLAAKYTQNFSSKITEKLIENASDKGYNLIVEGTFRTETTPIKTLLLLKDKGYDTNIAIKACDKDISWQSCLERYEKQKQINSSTARYTNKEDHDIVVENISENAAKVFETGLANSIFIQNRQGKKTEISFDKNLVKEKSNKIKNLLDNEKNN encoded by the coding sequence ATGTCTGATGATTTCTCTACAAAATACAAATTTAGCGATGAAGAATTTAATGATAAATTTGAAGAAATTTGGAAAGAAGCTACAAGGCAAATCAATATATCCAAAAACAAATCAGCCTATGTCTTAGGTGGTCAGCCAGGTGCTGGAAAAAGTTCATTGATAAATAGTATTTTAAAAGATAAATTTAATGATAATGCAATTGTAATTAGTGGTGATGATTTTAGAAGATATCATCCAAGGTATGATGAAATTCAAAAAAATGAAGGTAAATTAGCTGCAAAATATACTCAAAACTTTTCAAGTAAAATCACTGAAAAATTGATAGAAAATGCAAGTGATAAAGGTTATAATTTAATTGTAGAAGGAACTTTTAGAACCGAAACAACTCCGATTAAAACTCTTTTGCTTTTAAAAGATAAAGGATACGATACTAATATAGCAATAAAAGCTTGTGATAAAGACATAAGCTGGCAAAGTTGTTTAGAAAGATATGAAAAACAAAAACAAATAAATTCATCAACTGCAAGATATACCAATAAAGAAGACCATGATATAGTTGTAGAAAACATATCTGAAAATGCTGCAAAAGTTTTTGAAACTGGTCTTGCAAATAGTATTTTCATTCAAAATAGGCAAGGTAAAAAAACTGAAATCAGTTTTGATAAAAATTTGGTTAAAGAAAAATCAAATAAAATTAAAAATTTATTAGACAATGAAAAAAACAATTAA
- a CDS encoding C69 family dipeptidase — protein sequence MKNKIFLSILILALSLPALACTTILVGEKVSKDGSLLVARSADSKAIKAQVFLIHPKKVGQTGVHSSKAHDGANNFVYPLPENSMRYTTIANSHTKLHGAVGYNEVGVGISGTETIYAKDELLKIDPYNEETGITEDDIPDVLLPRMKSAKEGVLILGDIVEKIGAGEGFGVVFIDKDEIWYFETGTGHHWIANKLPKDKYFASGNQGRLQIYKPNNSNFLASKGLVEFAIKNGTYDPKKDGKFNFTKAYTRDDDRDLTYNYPRVWWIQKMFNPSLNQDITKGANFPVFLEPSKKLSVQDLKDAMRSHYDGTKYDPYVNQNTQDDIYRTISVFRTYESHVMQVRPWLPMEIGRVTYVALGMADLSVYLPYYYGLDGFIDGYDKGSYEADDESIYWVYRKLQTLVMMDYNKYAPIVKDAYKNFEASLEARQAKMEKEYVEIYKKDKVKANELLNSFSKQVMMDAKLLTIDLTNKIFTMLTNDTDIKWKQLNKNKKD from the coding sequence ATGAAAAATAAAATTTTTCTTTCCATTTTGATATTAGCTCTTAGCCTACCAGCTTTAGCTTGCACCACAATTCTAGTTGGCGAAAAAGTCTCAAAAGATGGTTCTCTTCTTGTAGCAAGAAGTGCCGATAGTAAAGCCATAAAAGCACAAGTTTTTTTGATACACCCAAAAAAAGTTGGACAAACAGGAGTTCATAGTTCAAAAGCTCATGATGGTGCAAATAACTTTGTGTATCCACTTCCAGAGAATTCTATGCGTTATACAACCATAGCCAACTCTCACACAAAACTTCATGGTGCTGTTGGATACAATGAAGTTGGCGTTGGTATAAGTGGAACTGAAACCATTTACGCAAAAGATGAACTACTAAAAATAGATCCGTATAACGAAGAAACAGGTATCACAGAAGATGACATTCCAGATGTATTACTGCCTAGAATGAAAAGTGCAAAAGAAGGTGTTTTGATTTTAGGCGATATAGTTGAAAAAATAGGTGCTGGCGAGGGATTTGGAGTAGTTTTTATAGATAAAGATGAAATTTGGTATTTTGAAACAGGCACAGGTCATCACTGGATAGCAAATAAACTTCCAAAAGATAAATATTTTGCCTCAGGAAATCAAGGTAGATTACAAATTTACAAACCAAATAACTCAAATTTTCTAGCCTCAAAAGGCTTGGTTGAATTTGCTATCAAAAACGGCACATATGATCCTAAAAAAGATGGCAAATTTAACTTTACAAAAGCCTATACAAGAGATGACGACAGAGATTTAACATATAATTATCCAAGAGTTTGGTGGATTCAAAAGATGTTTAATCCATCTTTAAATCAAGATATAACAAAAGGTGCAAATTTCCCTGTATTTTTAGAGCCTAGCAAAAAGCTAAGTGTGCAGGATTTAAAAGATGCCATGCGTTCACACTATGATGGCACAAAATACGATCCTTATGTAAATCAAAATACACAAGATGACATTTATAGAACTATAAGCGTATTTAGAACATACGAATCGCACGTTATGCAAGTTAGACCTTGGCTTCCTATGGAAATCGGTAGAGTTACTTATGTGGCACTTGGTATGGCTGATTTAAGCGTTTATTTGCCATATTATTATGGATTAGATGGATTTATAGACGGATACGATAAAGGTTCATATGAAGCAGATGATGAGTCTATTTACTGGGTGTATAGAAAACTTCAAACTTTAGTTATGATGGATTACAACAAATACGCACCAATAGTAAAAGATGCTTATAAAAATTTTGAAGCCTCACTAGAAGCAAGACAAGCTAAAATGGAAAAAGAATATGTTGAAATTTATAAAAAAGATAAAGTTAAAGCAAATGAGCTTTTAAACAGCTTTAGCAAACAAGTTATGATGGACGCAAAACTTTTGACAATTGACCTTACAAACAAAATTTTTACTATGCTTACTAATGACACAGATATTAAGTGGAAACAACTAAATAAAAACAAAAAAGATTAA
- a CDS encoding AMP-binding protein yields MKTIFYLLCKFLYNIRIYGKFETKKPTIIISNHQSLLDGALLWAILPNKPLFIINTTMTNKKIVKFFIHFCDYITIDQLNPMSLKSVIQTINTTSRPIVIFPEGRVTNTGGLMKIYEGVVFIAQKTDATILPIIINGSKFTHFSRMPKTFPKRIFTQINITYFEPFKIKFDETKTNKQKRYEGAQFLQTKMQNLIFKSRTKRDIFEEFLYAKKIYGCKFKIAEDIKGVYSYKDILTMSLILGKVCVKLTKNEKRIGIIMPNIIATLGLIFGLISKGKTPTMINFTSGVLNMQNAINAANLKFIITSKNFLKTTKLEEKIDSLANIKILYIEDFKEHINIFDKIWLIFFERNFIHLTYKKQDPNNEAAVLFTSGSEGKPKGVSLSHNAFLANIYQISSVISITNEDKMLNSLPLFHSFGLNAGGFLPILSGTKLFLYVSPLHYKIIPEISYDSNATILIATNTFLGNYAKKAHIYDFHKLKFVICGAEKLSKNVKELWLEKFGIRILEGYGTTETAPIISVNTPLAYKSDSVGKVLPGIEIKLEDIEGIKDGGILCVKCENIMSGYLKDTNPGILEKQNEWYKTGDIVKIDEDGFLHIIGRVKRFAKIAGEMVGLEEIEKLATKISSNFIHAVISIKDEKKGESLILFTNDEKLSRDEILNTAKQNGLSELYIPKKVIYIKQIPLLSTGKTDYVALSNINFY; encoded by the coding sequence ATGAAAACTATATTTTATTTACTATGCAAATTTTTATATAACATAAGAATTTATGGAAAATTTGAGACCAAAAAACCAACTATAATAATCTCAAATCATCAATCTCTTTTGGATGGTGCTTTGCTTTGGGCTATTTTGCCAAATAAACCACTTTTTATCATAAATACGACTATGACAAATAAAAAAATCGTTAAATTTTTCATACATTTTTGTGATTACATAACCATAGATCAACTAAATCCGATGTCTTTAAAAAGCGTTATACAAACTATAAATACCACATCAAGACCGATTGTTATTTTTCCAGAAGGTAGAGTAACAAATACTGGCGGACTTATGAAAATATACGAAGGAGTAGTATTTATAGCTCAAAAAACCGACGCTACAATTTTGCCAATCATAATAAATGGGAGCAAATTTACACATTTTTCAAGGATGCCAAAAACATTTCCAAAACGGATTTTTACACAAATTAACATAACATATTTCGAGCCATTTAAAATCAAATTTGATGAAACAAAGACAAATAAACAAAAAAGATATGAAGGGGCACAATTTTTACAAACAAAAATGCAAAATTTGATTTTCAAATCACGCACAAAAAGAGACATTTTCGAAGAATTTTTATATGCTAAAAAAATTTATGGTTGCAAATTTAAAATAGCTGAAGATATAAAAGGCGTATATTCATACAAAGATATTTTAACAATGAGCCTTATTTTAGGTAAAGTATGCGTAAAACTAACCAAAAATGAAAAACGCATTGGCATAATTATGCCAAATATAATCGCCACTTTAGGGCTCATTTTTGGACTTATTTCAAAAGGCAAAACACCAACAATGATAAATTTCACATCAGGTGTTTTAAATATGCAAAATGCCATAAATGCTGCAAATTTAAAATTTATAATAACATCAAAAAATTTTTTAAAAACTACAAAACTAGAAGAAAAGATAGACAGCTTAGCAAACATAAAAATACTTTATATAGAAGATTTCAAAGAGCATATAAATATTTTTGATAAAATTTGGCTTATATTTTTTGAGAGAAATTTCATACATCTAACATACAAAAAGCAAGATCCAAATAACGAAGCTGCAGTGCTTTTTACATCAGGAAGCGAGGGCAAACCAAAAGGAGTTAGTCTTAGTCATAACGCATTTTTGGCAAATATTTATCAAATAAGCTCGGTTATAAGTATCACAAATGAAGATAAAATGTTAAACTCATTACCGCTTTTTCACTCATTTGGATTAAATGCCGGAGGGTTTTTGCCGATATTAAGCGGAACTAAGCTGTTTTTATATGTTTCACCACTTCATTATAAAATAATTCCAGAAATTTCATATGATTCAAACGCCACTATACTCATAGCTACAAACACATTTTTAGGAAATTATGCCAAAAAAGCCCATATTTACGACTTTCATAAATTAAAATTTGTGATATGTGGAGCAGAAAAACTCTCTAAAAATGTCAAAGAACTATGGTTAGAAAAATTTGGCATACGAATTTTAGAAGGCTATGGCACAACAGAAACTGCACCTATAATATCGGTAAATACACCACTTGCTTACAAAAGTGATTCGGTAGGCAAAGTTTTACCGGGGATTGAAATCAAACTCGAAGATATAGAAGGAATTAAAGATGGCGGTATTTTGTGTGTAAAATGCGAAAACATTATGAGCGGGTATTTAAAAGATACAAATCCTGGCATACTTGAAAAACAAAATGAGTGGTATAAAACTGGAGATATCGTAAAAATAGACGAAGATGGATTTTTGCATATCATAGGAAGAGTTAAACGCTTTGCAAAAATAGCTGGAGAAATGGTTGGACTTGAAGAAATCGAAAAATTAGCAACAAAAATATCGTCAAATTTTATACATGCCGTAATTAGTATAAAAGATGAAAAAAAGGGTGAATCTTTGATACTATTTACAAATGATGAAAAACTAAGCAGAGATGAAATATTAAATACAGCAAAACAAAATGGCTTAAGCGAACTTTATATACCAAAAAAAGTTATTTATATCAAACAAATTCCACTTTTAAGCACTGGAAAAACTGATTATGTTGCTTTAAGCAATATAAATTTTTATTAA